Part of the Pseudoliparis swirei isolate HS2019 ecotype Mariana Trench chromosome 18, NWPU_hadal_v1, whole genome shotgun sequence genome is shown below.
TCAGGCTCTGAGCTTGCTCCTCCATCCATTTCTGGTAGTAGTCCTTCACATTTTCCTTGTGTTTTCGGCCACTGCAGTGAGTCTTCCTCACTGATGGCTGGAATGGGATACAACGGAGATATTACATCATGCTTTGTTTACATCAACAACTTGATTTGATAGAGCACAAGCGCAACTTACCGAATCATGAGTGAGGTAGGTATCACAGTAGTCGCAGTAAAACCTGTTGTGATGGAGAAGAATACAAGGTTGTGATAAACGTGAAAAGACCAGAAGTGGAGACATGACTTGTCCTAAAGCTGTGTACTTTAAATTAGAGTTGAGGCGTATTAAATTACAATTGTTACGAGCGAACTCAAGAGCAAATAACAATGTACGCCAACGCGTCACTTCAGTGTCTGGTGAAACAAGCTgcaataaagaaatacaaatgtttttttttttttaccctcctgttacctttacatttactaacatattttaccctcggggtcaatttgaccccagcaattaaaacctccagaaaattattagaattaatattgtttcccaagtttaagtgtgaggtactttatgtttgtttgttgactacctaaatagccctttaaatatataaaaaagttgatatttcttatctgtttgacacagtgaaaaacagcctggggtcaaattgaccccaaagaacaccgacgttaaacattgaatggggtcaaattgaccctaaggtaacaggagggttaattagccatgttgttaaatattacaaattagcctcataTGACATCCTTGTACCTCCAAAAAAACCTGgaataaatactttaaaaccttcaggagagcaacagaggagaatcccAAAATAAATGCGTCAGTAGTGAGTTGGAATCTTGCAGGACTTGTCGCATGGATGTTGTGCAGATGTTATTGATGTCCTGCTAAACAATTCATTTTGTCAGCATCAAAACGCTCATTTGTATTTTGTAGCCACTTATTTGAGGATGAGTCTTTCTCTGCAGTGCAGGTTGCACGTTCATCACAGGAAAAGCATCTGAAAGTTACTGTGCGacatgttgatttataactCGTTATATAGCAGAAGTATAAACGGCTCTTCTTCAAAACACACACTACAGACTCACTATTCAGATCAACAGTTTACGTTACCGACTCATATAAAACGAGACAAAGAACCAGCTTGAATAAGAAGTGCAACAAATAGCCAGAAGCGTGGATTTATGAtaactgttagcctagctttGTTCACGTCGAGGTCGCGTCCAGCAAATAGACAGAGCCCGACTAAAGCGTCCCGCGTCCACCTGGAAACAAACTGGTCCGTTTCAATAGTTTCCAACGTAGGCTTTGCTTTTATGTTGTTCGTTGTTCAATACAGACAGAAACTCATTTCGTTGAAACGTGGATATCATAGATTAAGCATGAAAGGGAATTGATATCTATACTTACTTAGGCATTTTCCCCGGCAATCTCCGTCGTGAAAGCGATTCCGGTGTTCCCAATAAGTCTTCCGACCAGATATCAGACCCATGGACAGTTTGTTCCGCCCGAAAGTGACTGCCGCGCGAAAAGATAAATACaatgtaaactagaacgggcactcagtagagcgcataccttcgcatatcagaagattgggcattgaattatgaacattttggcattagttgcatgccaattggatacaaattgaccgagctatagtaaaaagaagatgttgacctttccatgaccttgacatttgacccgatcgatcccaaaatctaatcaaatggtccccggataataaccaatcatcccaccaaatttcatgcgattcggtttaatactttttgagttatgcgagtaacacgcgtacaaataaataaataaatacacggcgatcaaaacataaccttccgcattttcaatgcgaaggtaatgataaacgtacatatacataaaatacaaatacataactatttgtatatataatgaaAACGCTCAAGTATATACCGTCAACACAAACAGCAAATACAATATCTGCAGCACAacatcaaaaacaaataaagagatATGACTTCAAAAACACAGCATTATTCTTACCTTACTAGATCATGGagatagttttatatatataaacgtatttatttatttccacaggtacacacatcaacaaataaaaaataaaataccataCCAATTTCTTCACtatgaaaaaaaaaggtttatattTTTACCAGAAAAGGGAAATGAGATCAGGACATGGTCTTTATATTTCAAAAGGTTGATAATAGTTGCATTTACAatgtatttgtaaaaatagaATAAAGTAGTTAAAATAATTTTCTGAAGGTTAGTCTTGCTGAATTTTTAATACCAAGTAATCTCAGTGGATTAACGTTCACATAAttgtttctttaattaaatGCTTAAAATAGCCAGGAAGAGATGATGGAAATGTTACATTTAGATGTTCCAGTTCACATGAGTACAGAATGTTCAAGAAAGAAACTGAAAAAACGTATGGCTATAAAAagaatgtgttttaataattcAAGTTGCAATGTGACACGGTCCAGGTACACAGGGCTGCAcatattaaattaaacaaatctaaaaatatatacagttatTGGTATACATATCCTTATATAACTATAAAGACTTTGGTTTATAGACAGAAAGGAGGTAGAACAAACATTGCAAATTGAGCAAACATTACATCCAACATCAAACATCAGAGGTAGATTATCTGGTAGAGCTACAAAATAAGATAATGTGCAACATTGACAAATTAAATGACAATCATAGTCCATAATATTAATTGTATTAATCCTGGATTTAAagctatattcatatatatatatatatatatatatagatagataatgTATTAATCCTGCAAGGGGACATTATTTCGTTACAAGTAAagctatattaaatataaaaatgcacaatatataccacaaaaaaatagaatggaataatataacattaaatgCATTGGGTTTTTCCTCAGTATATTGTAAGATACATGTACATTGGTGTTCTCAAGATTtataatttcattattttatccCATATTACTCTTCTGGTATATATCTGGCACTGCGCTTCAAGACGAGCAGAGACGATACACCAATGAAAAGGTGGCTTCAAATAGCAACAGATGACGTCAAGACGCCCACTTCGTGATTGGCGAAGGTGACGCGCGGGCTGTTGCAACGTCAAACGTCGTCCCCCTGGTCGTGCCATGCGCACtggcggttgttgttgttgagctgGTTGTTATGGCTGGAGAAGGCCTCGGACGAaactgagagagcgagagagagaggtccccctccccaccccccggCCCCGTCTCCGCCACGGACCACCCGCCACCCATGGAGGGCACTGACATGGACGTGGACGCGGAGCTCATGCAGAAGTTCAGTTGCATGGGCACCACGGACAAGGACGTCCTCATCTCGGAGTTTCAGAGGCTGCTCGGCTTCCAGCTCAACCCGGCTGGCTGCGCCTTCTTCCTGGACATGACCAACTGGTGAGCTCGCGGATGCAAGGGCCCGTTGTCGGGCGGCGACACGACGCTAACTTAGATCGAGTAGATGAGCTAACGTTGAAAATACAGAAAACAAtggaggcaaacacacacacacacgcacaaacacacgcacgcacacacgtgcGGTTGCTATGTTGTAATTCCACCATTCCTTCACGGAAAATGGCAGCGGTCTGTAACGTAACTCCTGACGACCGTGTCGGGGGGGCAAGCGGAAGTGAAACGGTAAAGTTGAGCCCCGACCGTGAATTATAAGACGattcaattactttttttaaaccacaaagaaCACGCTGGCTGACTGATTCAATCATGGGGAACTCTCGGGGTCGGTTGTCTGCCATATTGCAAAAATAAGTGTTCACAGCCAGTCGACGTTGAATCGTGCTGCTCCGGGAAGACGCCGCTGATGACGTAACCAGTCGTGATCCATCAATTGTTGGCAACAAGTGGTCTTGGatcaattaatttttttacttttagttGATTGACTGTTTAAGGCTTGGATCacgttatatattttttcataaacACCCTAAAACACAATCTTGTTTTAATTAAAGTTTAATTGTGGAGTCTGGAAATCAGCGTTAGACAACGTGTCGTCATCACGTGACCGCTGCTGGTATTTGATAACCGAaacttgtttatttttagtgtcgtTTATAATGCCGTGTGATTatttttgaaagaaaatgtcCAATTTTGGTACATGATCAAGATTTTCCCTCAGATAGTTTAAGGGGGCGAGTCACTTAGATCCTGAAGCCAATGTGTCCCATAATCAGTGAACTTATTGAGCAGATGACACAAAAGTCCCTTTCGAAAAGGTTTTCCACCAATTCTACACATAAAAAATCGGTATAATAGTCGTAACAAATACGGTTTAGTTGGAGGGAGGAGTAGTATTGTGTCTTCAGTTCTTGAGGAGCTTTCTCAAGTCAGATAATATTTTATGGAGTTGTGTTTTCATGACCCATACTCTGGCTCAAAGGTGTCAGGATGTTTTAGGCCCTGTCTACACGTATAACTGTATTTTTTCGAACCAATATTTTCCTTTGCATTTTGTCCTCTCGTCCACCAAACCAAAATATAATATGTGTAGACGGGGCCTAAACAAAAGTGGCTATTGTGCGGTCTAACGGCGTTTTAAACCCCCTCCTGCCGCGTCCTTCTGATGTTGGATTTGTCAAGCGTCCGACAATTCTTGTAACTTTCCAAACTGACATCTATTCGATGTATTTGATTTTGGATAGCCCAAAAttaaaaatgacaaatttgcctcagagggcttttaaAAATTCCCCTCCCCCAAAAACCTCTTTAACGGGGAGAAACATGAAAAGCCCTgtgcagagcaacagaggaggatccctctccctggaGGGGGACATTATGATGTCATGAGTACAGAATGAACAATAAAACAGTTGCAACACATTCGATGCATCTGGAATTAATTGTTTATATAACGAGAGTAATAGGCATGATGAAAATGTTACAACTAccaaaaataacagcaacagtgGATACGCGATAATAATAGATGCCCACAACTGGCCAGAACGTAATTAGGGCttgaacctctctctcttttaaaatacatttctatCAGTTTGGTGGATTCAATGCTCAAGGAATTCTTTATTTTGCTTTCATTTCAAGATGCCCaattcaaaatataaaaaaatcccCAGAGCACAAGTTGAATATTTAAATAGCTTGTTGTGTTGCGTCAACAGACCAACAATATTCAGTGTTATCATATCATAGAAGTCcagcatttgtttttttgttgttgttggtttttatttattgttgttgtttgtttttgttgttgttgttttttggagggggtggggtatgtgtgtgtgtatgcgtgtgtatatgtatgggTGTAGGGGTATGTAtatgagtgtatatatatgtttatgtctgacatttttgtacttattttatgtttatatcactaaacaaataaaacaaattaagtgaagaaaaaaaaagaagtccagcatttatttttgttatcatCAATTTTAAAGCATTTTCATGTAGAAAATGACCTGAGCAATAAATCAGTTGTTTGTATTATTCCAGATTAATTCTCTTTTTAGTTTTAGCTTGTATTCTCACTGTGAAATACAACATTTTGAGGTCAGGGTCACATGTTTATTGTTCCGCTCTTTTTAACACCTGGCTCTTCCTTTTTGTGTTGAACAGGAACCTGCAGGCTGCTATCGGTGCATATTATGACTTTGAAAGTCCCAACGTCAACACGCCTTCCATGTCCTTTGTCGAGGATGTGACCATTGGGGAAGGAGAGTCCGTTCCTCCCGACACGCCGTTCACAAAGACCTGGAGGATACAAAACGCAGGTGCACAGCACGCCGCCGCATCCACATGTTCAGCCTGCGCAGTACGAGTCGCATCTCGACGCAATAAGTGCGCGGCCACATGTCAGTTACCACCTGGTGGTTTTGGTTGCTGAGCTGTGTTTTGACTTTTCTTTGTTGTGCTACAGGTGCAGAGTCGTGGCCACCTGGGGTTTGTCTCAAATACATCGGCGGGGATCAGTTTGGCCACGTGAACGCAGTGATGGTGAAGTCACTCGAACCCCAGGAGACATGCGATGTGAGCGTGCAGATGCGAAGTCCCACGGCTCCGGGCATGTACCAGGGCCAGTGGAGGATGTGCACGGCCAACGGGTTATTCTACGGAGGTAGGAAATCACCAAAGACTTCTCTCTAAAGAGGAACAAACATGTACATTATTCTATTTATGTCCTTTTATTTTAGTTACATTTTAGCCCAagctttgaagaaaaaaaaaatgcagtttttattttatttttatgaccaAACGAACCCGAAACATTATATTGACCCtattgctaagccccgcccccttgctGCTACTCCGTCAAGCTGTCGGAGAGCTACCGTGGCGCCCACGCTGTCACTAACCTGAACGACTTATtcttgggaaaaaaaggaaggataTGTCCACAGGTTTCGACATGgaacgtttaaaaaaagttgatctCCTTCCGACCGGGTAACAAGTATCGCAACTACACGACATCGAATCACGACTAACTCCGAATCTGCAACACCAGCCCGACGATGAAGAAACAATTGCACGAGAGTCGATGGAGCTGGATGCCGCGCGGCGATTGGCCGGTGTGCGTCATAAGAGGAGGTACCTGGCGAAGACTCGCACAAGCAGCCGGTGTTTGTGAACGCTTCTTCTCCCCACAGACGTAATCTGGGTGATTCTGACCGTCGAGGTCGGCGGCCTCCTCGGCGTGACCCAGCAGCTGTCGTCCTTCGAGACGGAATTCAACACCCAGCCGCAGCGCGACGTGCGGCGAGACTTCAACCCGTTCGCCTCGCCGCAGAAGAACAAGCACGACGCCACCGACGGCGGCTTCCGAGAGCCCGGCGGCGCGTGGGAGCGCACGCAAGAGCCGATCCAGCAGGATCAAACCGGACTGTCTCACAATGCTGTAAATAGGGCGTCCAATGGGCTCCAAAGCAATCTTTCCGTGGTGACGTATGGCCAGGTATGTATGCGTCAAGTTCAGGGTTTGGCGCCTCGTGGATCCGTCCCACGATGACCTTTTTCACATATGGTTTGGGCAaccagacgcagctcctggacAAGCCCGTTAGTGAAAACAAAGCGTGTGTATCGGATCCCCGTAgatcaatcggcgtgagactttactgctggtgaacttctttatttcctttctttcgttgtataaacatgaaccaaaactcttgaataaataccaccgtaagagcattagcctcatacgggtccattaaaacgatgaaactttaaataaaatgcgcatccgtcgtAACATctttagccgtaccgtcaagttggtatttttacttaaaataaaggtgcgcttccgttcaacatttcaaaataaaagtctgatttcactcaaagaggaagtagattaaaacgtctACAAAATccttaaaacaatacaatataaaaaggcatacatcaaaaccaatgaaGAAGATACaaaaggcaatcaacacaaaacaataaaccttttaggGGGTTATTTACAGCATGACCAGTGGTTCTCCGACTCATCCAGTGTTAAATCAGTTTCACCCTTTACACGCGTCATAATGCATATCGAATTAACTTCTGAGATCTTCTCCTTTTGAACTTTACCAGCAGTGCCCCATAAACAGATACGTTTACCCTGACGATGACCACAAGgtctttgaaaaccaaaaaagcCTCCCTTTTTGAGCATTGATTTGCGATTTATTGGCCATCTGTCAATCTCACAATGAGATATCTTGTGAGAGAAAATTAAGTTTTTTACCCGAGGGTGACATTTAGTAAAGCTCACGGACGGTTGAAAAACACATCGGGTTCGCCCTGTGGGGAGCATCGGCATGCTCGGTCAATGTTATGGCAGTTTAGTGAGTTTTGTGTCGGGTATTTTGACCAAAGTGTCGGTCGGGGAGAGTTGAAGAGGGAAAGTTCGTATCCGGACCAGGTTTCCCAGTTTATATTGCGGCAATCCAACTTTGTTGTGTTCCCACAAACCGGTTTGGATGCAATAGTTTCATGCGACAGATGTGGATCCAGAGGGAAATATCTAGACGGCTGTTTGATGGGTTGCCGTGACGTTTGGTACCCAACTCTGTTTTAGTTTGTCGACCTTCAAAAACGAATGATGAAATTCTTTTATATGCCAATAACATATGGCATTTATATGAATACAGCCTTTCCTCAGGAAAGacttgtgtttctcctcctagTGGTATTTTAGGAAGTTGCCACTTCGTGTCCATACAacagattttagtttttttttcctcccccagGGTGTAATAAACGTCTTACAGCCCAAGGAGGCGGCTCCGTTGCTTTCCGTTTAGTTTAAATCAAAGATGATATTAACAAGGAAGGGTGTTCTGAGACTAGAGGTGTGATGAGAGGAGCATGTGACAAGTCCCTCACGTTAGTACCGCTGATATTAATTTGGGAATTTTTTATATTGCGAATGTTTTGATTGAAAAACGTACTTTTTAGTTTCCGTAAAGGAAAAGTCCACCATCACGGCATCGAGCTGTCATTTAGTATCAACTCGCCTAATTAAATCGACAGGTTAGGCCACAGTTCCAGCCAGTTCCAGCCAGTTCCAGCCAGTTCCAGCCAGTTCCAGCCAGTACCAGCCAGTACCAGCCAGTTCCAGCCAGTTTCAGTCCGTTTCAGCCTCAGAACTGTCGGGGGGGGAAACACTTCCGGTCGTTGCATTAGCATTCAAAAGGTGATCGTCTGAGCTTCTTATGCGTATTACAGGTTTCGTTTCTGCCCTCGAACTGATGACGACATCAGAgagtggcggtgtgtgtgtgtgtgtgtggtcttgaTTTTAAATGACTGAGCGATGTCACTCTCATTGGACACATATTCATTTCCATTCTGTGTAGACCACTCTAATTCCcattctttctccccccccacaGGGTATTCACGGACCCTATCCGTTTGGACAGAGCTAGGATGACaaagacctccccccccccccccccctccatcataGTGGATGATGAGCTTAACACCCTGGGAGTACATGcagaggggtctgagggggagATCTGAACTGTTGTTTTATATTGACTCATGACAACCCGAGGCCcttttcacagacacacacactacagtgaGGTAATggattacacccccccccccccccgccgctgcAGCGAGAACATCCCACCTGACATCGACACCCGGATTCGCATGTGTGAATGCTTCATTGCTCTAAATGCTATAAAAcctaaaacaaaccaaaaaaaacacaaacatttttatttccactgtaaaaaaaacaaaatcacccCCAAAACGGTCAACGTACGATTTGGTATTTCCACGGACACGTGGAGTGTTCTTGTCTTCTCGGGGTTCCTACACGGGTCTAGAAATGAATAATGATGATTAATCGGTTCTTGaaaagtgtcttttttttaaaagaacggAAGATGGATGTATGGATTATTTCCAGTTTAAAccagtttcacacacacacctatgaaTAGGAGAGCAAGTGTGACCAGCTGTACCTCAAAAAGAGCATTACGCAACCTCAGAACAATGTGGTTCACTTTCtacaggatgggggggggggggggggggcacaacttGTGATCGGACAACTTTTAAAATGGTTGAATGTTTACAGATTTTGCCGTGTGTGGGTTAAAtgccactatatatatatatatgtgtgtgtatatatgtatatgtatatacatatatatatatatattgggtgTGCGTGGTGGGTTTTCGCTTTAAATAGATGCCGTATTTAAGTTTAGAGAAGTTTCCGGTTGCATTTACAAGTTGGATGTTGAGATGAACACTATTTGCAAATTAGGAATTATGTTTACTTTAGTATTTAATTTCATCCGGTATTATGTTCTTTATTCAATCGGTCCGACAGCTTGTGCTTCAAATCACTTTAATCCGACGCCTACTGGACACCACATTAGAATAtgatgaggggaaaaaaaatgtcacttaAAAACATACTTAAATATGGACTTAAATAGAAGAGTTAAATATGGACCATACCTGTGTAGAAACCCCGTCTCTCCAAAAGACAAAATCCAGAGAAACAAGATGCtaatcgtgtgtgtgcgtgtgtgtgtgtgtgtgtgtgtgtgtgtgtgtgtgtgtgtgtgtgtgtgtgtgtgtgtgtgtgtgtgtgtgtgtgtgtgtgtgtgtgtgtgtgtgtgtgtgtgtgtgtgtgtgtgtgtgtgtgtgtgtgtgtgtgtgtgtgtggtgttttcgCTTGAAATAGATGCTGAAGCGCAAAAGGATGCGAGTGAGTGTGAGGAAGGGTTTAAACAAAAAGCCTAAAAATCTATTTTGCCTGGTGAGCGACTAGTTTGAGTCAATGTCGACAGTAAGTGtactaaatatgtgtgtgtgtgcttgttaaGTGTGCACGTATGCTATGGTTCTCTTTGGATTTAACTGACATCAAAATGGTGTATACTACTTGGGCAAAGGACGACGTGTCTATTTACATTTGGAGAGAGATTTCCTGGGCGTGTGCCTCTGAAGGATTGTCGAGCACCGTTTAGATGAACTGACTCACTAATTgccctgttattattattatttatttgcagTCTTCCTGTGCACTGCAGATTGCAAAAAGTCCCATTTACAGCCAGCAGGTGGTGCTAGAGAAACATCCCATGACCAACTTCAACCTGAGATCATGTTGTCAAGAGAAGTTGAAGACTACttgaatatgaaatgaatgGTTCACATCAGTTTCTTCCGAGCGCTGATGTTCTGTTACTGCTATTTGCACAACACTGTCCCactcatcggggggggggggggggggagttattattttttcttttgggtTTATTGAGGATTGTGATGCCAGCATTTTCCAGAAGGTTTTGTCGTGTTCTTCTCGTCTGCTCTCCGAAAGGCCTTTATGTTCCTAGCTTTACGTTTTTGTTTTCATCGTGTGAAACCACACAGTTTCCATCAATTCAACTGATTCTAAAAATGAATACGGATTTCCGTTTACATCGATCACACATTTAGGTTTTGCGTACCTGGAAATGAGTGCAGTTGTTCGACTGATCACACcggatttctttttcttcttctccccagcTGTCCTGTGTTTATGTCAGACGCTGCATTTCATCCTGTATTTTGggcttaaaaataaaatgggaAAAGTTGTTGatggaattgaaaaaaaaaatctctgagGATATTTTCCTTTTATCAAACGCTCTCTCAGTCGTTATCATCAAACATGTTCCTGACATTTGGAGTTTGTTGCTACGACCATGTGGACCCGACTCGTGGGATTCACCAGTATTTGTTTTTGAGAGTCAGCTGAGAGTCCTCCTCCCAAACAGTATACACTGTTCTCCGTTGCCTCTTCACGtcagtcttttgtttttctttctgtgtgtgtgcttacttCTTGTGAGCTTGCTTGTGTGTTTTagtgagcgagagaaagagggacGTGGTGAGAAATCTGAATATTGCTGGCTTAATTCTGTGGTTTTACTTTGTGACTATGTATGGATTTGAGATGGGTGGCGTGGTGAGTGGATGAGATGAAAGTTGATATAGTCCTAAAATAGCACATTCATCTGACAAGAAACTGtcaaaataaagctttgttttttcttcttctcctgtatCTATAATTAAGCATTTGTATGATTAAATTAACACTGAAACAATgagtcagttgtcgtttcataTGTTTACCACAGACTCGACCAATATCATCTCATTGAAAAGCTGCAGCTGATCCACTCCTGCAGTGTTCGTCTACCCTGTGCCTCCTAGTCGCTAGATCTTTACACACATCTGGGGCGGTTTGCTCAGAAAGTTGTCCAGGTGTTCGATATTGGCCAAAGGAAATGAATCTCTACTTATTctgtgaaatatttcaacatctACTTGATGGATTGGCAAACAAATATTGTTATTGCGACATATATTCATATCTATTTGTGTCCTAATGACTTCTCTCTAAAACCCCTCAGGGCCCAGTTTATCCCTTTGTCCAGTATTGTGGTTGAAGACCAAACACCTGCACATCTAATGACATTCCCATCGTCCTCAGCCGTATGTTTAATAACCAAATAAGTGTGAGAGAGCGTTCTGGGTTCATGAGTCCAgttacttttttcttctctacGGCAATCCCGAAGGGACATATCATCTCCAATACAAAACACACGAGACAGTCTGTTACATAAGCACACAAAAAACTGCTAATAAGCAAATATTGGCAATATAACTAGGGTGACCATATCCAT
Proteins encoded:
- the ilrun gene encoding protein ILRUN isoform X2, whose amino-acid sequence is MEGTDMDVDAELMQKFSCMGTTDKDVLISEFQRLLGFQLNPAGCAFFLDMTNWNLQAAIGAYYDFESPNVNTPSMSFVEDVTIGEGESVPPDTPFTKTWRIQNAGAESWPPGVCLKYIGGDQFGHVNAVMVKSLEPQETCDVSVQMRSPTAPGMYQGQWRMCTANGLFYGDVIWVILTVEVGGLLGVTQQLSSFETEFNTQPQRDVRRDFNPFASPQKNKHDATDGGFREPGGAWERTQEPIQQDQTGLSHNAVNRASNGLQSNLSVVTYGQGIHGPYPFGQS
- the ilrun gene encoding protein ILRUN isoform X1; translated protein: MEGTDMDVDAELMQKFSCMGTTDKDVLISEFQRLLGFQLNPAGCAFFLDMTNWNLQAAIGAYYDFESPNVNTPSMSFVEDVTIGEGESVPPDTPFTKTWRIQNAGAESWPPGVCLKYIGGDQFGHVNAVMVKSLEPQETCDVSVQMRSPTAPGMYQGQWRMCTANGLFYGDVIWVILTVEVGGLLGVTQQLSSFETEFNTQPQRDVRRDFNPFASPQKNKHDATDGGFREPGGAWERTQEPIQQDQTGLSHNAVNRASNGLQSNLSVVTYGQVRPQFQPVPASSSQFQPVPASTSQYQPVPASFSPFQPQNCRGGKHFRSLH